A DNA window from Polyodon spathula isolate WHYD16114869_AA chromosome 18, ASM1765450v1, whole genome shotgun sequence contains the following coding sequences:
- the LOC121294144 gene encoding LIM domain transcription factor LMO4-like translates to MVNPGSSSQPPPVGVGSLSWKRCAGCGGKIADRFLLYAMDSYWHSRCLKCSCCQAQLGEIGTSCYTKSGMILCRNDYIRLFGNSGACSACGQSIPASELVMRAQGNVYHLKCFTCSSCRNRLVPGDRFHYINGSLFCEHDRPTAVINGHLNSLQTNPLLPDQKVC, encoded by the exons ATGGTGAACCCAGGCAGCAGTTCCCAGCCACCCCCGGTGGGTGTGGGGTCCCTCTCTTGGAAAAGGTGCGCAGGCTGCGGGGGCAAGATCGCAGACCGCTTTCTCCTCTACGCCATGGACAGCTACTGGCACAGCCGCTGTCTCAAATGCTCCTGCTGCCAGGCACAGCTGGGAGAGATTGGCACATCCTGCTACACCAAAAGCGGCATGATCCTTTGTAGAAACGACTATATCAG aTTATTTGGAAACAGTGGAGCCTGCAGTGCTTGTGGACAGTCTATTCCAGCAAGCGAGTTGGTTATGAGGGCGCAAGGCAATGTCTATCATCTCAAG TGTTTCACATGCTCTTCCTGCCGGAATCGGCTGGTCCCGGGAGACAGGTTCCACTACATCAATGGCAGTTTGTTCTGTGAGCACGACAGACCCACAGCTGTCATTAACGGCCACTTGAATTCGCTTCAGACTAACCCTCTACTGCCAGACCAAAAG gTCTGCTAA